One part of the Francisella adeliensis genome encodes these proteins:
- a CDS encoding PilW family protein, which translates to MCEKVELRVRFSLKSNKKISGLSLVELLVASTISLLVIGMSVTVFASAKKNYVAVSTSVKANVDQLNVKRILYKSVRTAGISCSYGTSLSSFHNSTSDTVAANSFLLDSSNIQVGNVSSLAGKLDNPGITYEPNTNYIMVKTETGSSKLANKVNNLNVELESSDDLSDGDYLALCSDDSVDLVKVESENSSSNIVKLVQAPSNSYNAGDYAGKYQIETFYTANTGEVDENGQAIYALYMHIQDGQNTKNEELVEGIKDLKVKSANVSGSSVTWSSITSDQNFDRSDTKALQVEFTLNGKSYKKTVFL; encoded by the coding sequence ATGTGTGAAAAGGTTGAGTTAAGAGTGAGATTTTCATTAAAATCAAATAAGAAAATATCAGGTTTAAGTTTAGTAGAGCTTTTAGTGGCATCTACTATTTCATTGCTTGTGATCGGGATGAGTGTAACAGTGTTTGCTTCTGCTAAGAAGAACTATGTGGCAGTAAGCACATCTGTCAAAGCTAATGTAGATCAGCTAAATGTGAAAAGAATTCTATATAAATCGGTTAGAACAGCGGGTATATCATGTAGTTATGGTACTAGTTTATCTAGTTTTCATAATAGTACATCAGATACTGTTGCTGCTAATAGCTTCTTACTTGATAGTTCTAATATCCAAGTAGGAAATGTATCATCTTTGGCAGGGAAACTTGATAATCCTGGAATTACATATGAGCCAAATACTAATTACATAATGGTTAAAACAGAGACTGGTTCTTCAAAGTTGGCAAACAAAGTAAATAACTTAAATGTTGAATTAGAGTCTAGTGATGATCTTAGTGATGGAGATTATCTAGCCTTATGTAGTGATGATAGTGTTGATTTAGTAAAGGTTGAATCTGAGAATTCATCAAGCAATATTGTTAAGTTAGTGCAAGCCCCGTCAAATAGTTATAATGCAGGTGATTATGCAGGTAAATATCAAATTGAAACTTTTTATACTGCAAATACAGGGGAAGTAGATGAAAATGGTCAGGCTATATATGCTTTATATATGCATATACAAGATGGACAAAATACAAAAAATGAAGAGCTTGTTGAAGGTATCAAAGATTTAAAGGTTAAATCTGCTAATGTTTCTGGTAGTAGTGTTACATGGAGCTCTATTACTTCAGATCAGAATTTTGATAGATCAGATACAAAAGCGCTACAAGTTGAGTTTACTTTAAACGGTAAGAGCTATAAAAAAACTGTATTTCTATAA
- a CDS encoding type II secretion system protein — protein sequence MHFSKRVAKQRGITLVESMISIAILMFLLFAFFLVFNSTILSSSTLNKQVDMTSALDQRIDDYVLTGSFNDTSSGSMVFFQEATDDPAIVEFTVTGDGITVSKDKAIFNG from the coding sequence ATGCATTTTTCCAAGAGAGTAGCAAAACAGCGAGGTATCACCTTAGTGGAATCAATGATATCTATAGCTATATTGATGTTTTTGTTATTTGCTTTTTTTTTAGTTTTCAATAGCACAATTTTATCATCGAGCACTTTAAATAAGCAGGTTGATATGACGAGTGCCCTAGATCAGAGAATTGATGATTATGTTTTAACGGGAAGTTTTAATGATACATCGTCAGGTTCGATGGTATTTTTTCAAGAGGCTACAGATGATCCAGCTATTGTTGAGTTTACAGTTACTGGTGATGGAATTACTGTATCAAAAGATAAAGCTATTTTTAATGGTTGA
- the epmA gene encoding EF-P lysine aminoacylase EpmA, translating to MSLVNIKKRAEYLEKIRKYFKDLNVLEVDTPLAYDYGVTDPFIDVFAIDTVSGKRYLQSSPEYAMKKLLAEGSGSIYQICKAFRDEPCGRLHNHEFTMIEWYRVGIDYFELMQEIEQLLAILKPNLEFKYLGYQEVFEVYCGFNPHTASLTELKDYVFEVLGDIQGLENPSVADCLDILFSYKIEKNLNADNTAYFIYDYTVHQSALAKKISNKVGQTVAARFEVFIGGVELSNGYYELIDKVEQLKRFEADLNIRKEQGKYLPEIDYGLVDCLDDIPECSGVALGFDRLLMSLEKIDDIKNLSF from the coding sequence ATGAGCTTGGTAAATATAAAAAAACGAGCAGAATATCTTGAGAAAATCCGTAAATATTTCAAAGATTTAAATGTATTAGAAGTAGATACTCCATTAGCTTATGATTATGGCGTTACAGACCCATTTATAGATGTGTTTGCTATAGATACTGTTTCGGGTAAGAGGTATCTACAAAGCTCACCAGAATATGCAATGAAAAAACTACTTGCTGAGGGTAGTGGAAGTATCTATCAAATATGCAAAGCTTTTCGTGATGAACCGTGTGGCCGACTGCATAATCATGAGTTTACAATGATAGAGTGGTACAGGGTTGGCATCGATTATTTTGAGCTTATGCAAGAGATAGAGCAATTGTTAGCTATTCTCAAACCGAACTTAGAGTTTAAATACCTGGGTTATCAAGAGGTTTTTGAGGTATATTGTGGTTTTAATCCTCATACTGCTAGTTTAACTGAGCTAAAGGACTATGTTTTTGAGGTTTTGGGTGATATACAAGGTTTAGAAAACCCATCAGTTGCAGATTGTCTAGATATACTGTTTAGTTATAAAATTGAAAAAAATTTAAATGCAGATAATACAGCTTATTTTATATATGACTATACTGTACACCAATCAGCTTTAGCTAAGAAAATCTCAAATAAAGTTGGGCAAACAGTTGCTGCAAGATTTGAAGTATTTATAGGTGGAGTAGAGCTATCAAATGGTTACTATGAACTTATAGATAAGGTTGAGCAATTAAAGCGATTTGAAGCAGATTTAAATATTCGTAAAGAGCAAGGCAAATATCTGCCAGAGATAGACTATGGTTTAGTCGACTGTTTAGATGATATTCCAGAATGCTCAGGTGTTGCATTAGGCTTTGATAGACTTTTAATGAGTCTTGAAAAGATAGATGATATTAAAAATTTATCGTTCTAA
- a CDS encoding biotin--[acetyl-CoA-carboxylase] ligase: MKNHNYIKTELTEFLKDIELEYFESIGSTNDYLLDKVFMHKYHLCYAGEQTKARGRRGNKWLASSHENIYATIGFRCDFSANQTALASLKIALGVAEGLKKLIPVELQQNLKIKLPNDIYYNGKKLAGILIETKNIKKDSFDVVIGVGVNVNMTALDESINREWTSLAIINEKPVDYAKALVNVFSHIVKNIDLNQELVLEKFCSYDYLLSQKISFNHSSESIVGIARGVSKDLKLLVDINGLVQQQEFDIANINTVRLVD, from the coding sequence ATGAAAAATCATAACTATATAAAAACAGAGTTGACTGAGTTTCTCAAAGATATTGAGCTTGAGTATTTTGAGAGTATTGGTTCAACAAATGATTATCTATTAGATAAAGTTTTTATGCATAAATACCATTTATGTTATGCAGGTGAGCAGACAAAAGCTCGAGGACGCCGTGGTAACAAATGGTTGGCCTCAAGTCATGAAAATATTTATGCAACGATCGGTTTTCGATGTGATTTTAGTGCTAATCAAACAGCATTAGCAAGTTTAAAGATAGCGCTAGGTGTTGCAGAGGGACTTAAGAAACTCATACCAGTTGAGCTACAACAAAACCTCAAGATAAAACTACCTAATGATATTTACTACAATGGCAAAAAACTTGCTGGAATACTTATTGAAACAAAAAATATCAAAAAAGATAGTTTTGATGTTGTGATAGGTGTTGGAGTTAATGTAAATATGACAGCCTTAGATGAGAGCATAAATAGAGAATGGACTTCATTAGCTATTATAAATGAAAAGCCAGTAGACTATGCAAAAGCATTGGTTAATGTTTTTAGTCATATTGTTAAAAATATAGATTTAAATCAAGAGTTAGTATTAGAAAAGTTTTGTAGTTATGATTATCTTTTAAGTCAAAAAATTTCTTTTAACCACTCATCAGAAAGTATTGTTGGTATTGCTAGAGGTGTTTCTAAGGATTTGAAGTTATTAGTGGATATAAATGGTTTAGTTCAGCAACAAGAGTTTGACATAGCTAATATAAATACTGTTAGGTTAGTTGATTAA
- the recJ gene encoding single-stranded-DNA-specific exonuclease RecJ yields MIIQRLINQAIYQKLTAQNKDSFLAKIIAARVTDSANLDLVLDGGIKDLSSPFLFKDIDKAVNRLFVALQNGEVIGLETDHDCDGQTSHAIFYEALTKIFNHPKEKIRSYIGHRMKEGYGLSEALMTRILTDEVRPSLIITADNGSTDEPRISTLKQNDIDTIVTDHHGIPPEGSPKSAVAVLNPTQTDCNYPDKFIAGCMVAWLFMAALRRKFIQENIPILTGFALSNLFDLVAIGTVADCVSMANSHNNRIVTKLGLKQLEKSDRICWDFFEKEKLSSEYIGFSIAPILNSDGRVADALGSVSFLLEQDELKAADIFENLKEQNTNRKEIQKQITADAMRQARVLDKTKSSLCILLENGHAGIHGISASRLKDTFGKPIIIFSQTQTDNSLIAGSARSTDEIHIKSMLDEVAKIDPNLIIKYGGHKGAAGLTIKKDDFEKFYECFESCILKEIKKQDLKLEPFVVYDFELEDSQFNLATFSKIESLEPFGREFDKPVFCNDFIVESFRLVGKDKIHAQMVLRIGNTSVKSIWFNATDNPIVADISIGDNIKACYQLQKEEFLGQVNLGLNIKAIEKNEKS; encoded by the coding sequence ATGATTATACAAAGGTTAATTAATCAGGCTATTTATCAAAAGCTTACAGCTCAGAATAAAGATTCTTTTTTAGCTAAAATAATAGCTGCACGAGTAACTGATTCAGCTAATTTAGATTTGGTTTTAGATGGTGGCATTAAAGATTTGTCATCGCCTTTTTTATTTAAAGATATTGATAAAGCTGTAAATAGACTTTTTGTTGCTTTGCAGAATGGTGAAGTGATAGGCCTTGAAACAGACCACGACTGCGATGGGCAAACATCTCATGCAATATTTTACGAGGCTTTAACTAAAATATTCAATCACCCTAAAGAAAAAATTCGCTCATATATTGGGCATAGAATGAAAGAGGGGTATGGGCTTTCAGAAGCTCTTATGACTAGGATTTTGACAGATGAAGTTCGACCATCGCTGATTATAACAGCAGATAATGGTTCGACAGATGAACCTAGAATATCAACGCTTAAGCAAAATGATATAGATACTATAGTTACAGATCATCATGGCATACCACCAGAAGGTTCACCAAAGAGTGCAGTTGCTGTACTTAATCCAACTCAAACAGATTGTAACTATCCTGATAAGTTTATAGCAGGGTGTATGGTTGCTTGGCTTTTTATGGCAGCTTTACGCAGAAAATTTATTCAAGAGAATATACCTATTTTAACAGGTTTTGCTTTGAGTAATCTTTTTGATTTAGTTGCTATTGGTACAGTTGCAGACTGTGTGAGTATGGCAAATAGCCATAATAATCGCATAGTAACAAAGCTTGGTCTAAAACAACTAGAAAAAAGTGATCGTATTTGTTGGGATTTTTTTGAGAAAGAGAAGTTATCTTCTGAGTATATAGGCTTTAGTATTGCACCGATTTTAAACAGTGATGGTAGAGTGGCTGATGCTTTAGGTTCGGTAAGTTTTTTACTAGAACAAGATGAATTAAAAGCAGCTGATATATTTGAAAATCTTAAAGAGCAAAACACAAATCGTAAAGAGATACAAAAACAAATAACAGCAGATGCAATGAGACAAGCTCGAGTGCTTGATAAAACTAAAAGCTCACTGTGTATACTGCTTGAAAATGGTCATGCTGGAATACATGGTATATCTGCAAGTAGGCTAAAGGATACTTTTGGTAAGCCTATAATTATATTCTCACAAACACAAACTGATAATTCATTAATAGCAGGTTCAGCTCGTAGTACCGATGAGATTCATATAAAAAGCATGCTAGATGAAGTTGCTAAAATTGATCCTAATTTGATAATAAAGTATGGTGGACATAAAGGAGCTGCTGGATTAACTATCAAAAAAGATGATTTTGAAAAGTTTTATGAATGTTTTGAATCTTGCATACTAAAAGAAATAAAAAAACAGGATCTAAAATTAGAGCCATTTGTAGTGTATGATTTTGAACTTGAAGATAGCCAGTTTAATTTAGCAACATTTTCCAAAATAGAATCACTAGAACCATTTGGTAGAGAGTTTGATAAACCAGTGTTTTGTAATGATTTTATAGTAGAGAGTTTTAGGCTTGTAGGTAAAGATAAAATCCATGCTCAAATGGTTTTACGGATTGGTAATACGTCTGTTAAATCTATATGGTTTAATGCTACGGATAACCCGATTGTTGCTGACATAAGTATCGGTGATAATATCAAAGCGTGTTATCAGCTTCAAAAAGAAGAGTTTCTTGGACAAGTTAATTTGGGCTTGAACATAAAGGCTATAGAAAAAAATGAAAAATCATAA
- a CDS encoding AI-2E family transporter: MILRVLRGWYQNRYLNNEPIIFIIMMLCFYLILKFLGSYIAPILAALVIAYLLDTFVNILHKTTKIKRIFLVYFVYMIFLVILLSMIFVLFPIIINQTIDFVKQASHTLSSLKASLEELSVKYPTLLTDERINSIVNWFNTVDWKNISSNVGTYLLQNTATTLPILFSILIYLFLVPLMVYYFLKDKEVIISWFKGFLPKQNAALYYVWEDLKPKLGDYVRGKAIEFFIVSIVTYAGFAYFNLNYAILLAFGVGLSVIIPYVGMALITVPVVMVGILQFGLNGTFVSMLAVFFIIQALDGNLLVPLLFSEVLNMHPVGVVSAILIFGGMWGLWGIFFAIPLGLLFMSGVNMFRNHLKGRREGANIVV, encoded by the coding sequence ATGATTTTACGTGTTTTAAGAGGTTGGTATCAAAATAGGTACCTAAATAATGAGCCAATCATTTTTATTATAATGATGTTGTGTTTTTATCTTATCCTAAAATTTTTGGGTAGTTATATCGCACCTATATTAGCAGCACTGGTTATAGCATATTTGCTTGATACATTCGTTAATATTCTCCATAAAACGACAAAAATAAAAAGAATATTCTTAGTATATTTTGTATACATGATATTTTTGGTGATTTTATTATCGATGATATTTGTACTTTTTCCAATTATCATCAATCAAACAATAGATTTTGTTAAACAAGCATCTCATACACTATCAAGTTTAAAAGCAAGTTTAGAAGAATTATCTGTTAAATATCCTACTTTACTTACAGATGAAAGAATCAATTCTATTGTGAACTGGTTCAATACAGTTGATTGGAAAAATATTAGCTCGAATGTGGGTACATATTTGCTACAAAATACGGCAACGACTTTACCTATACTATTCTCGATACTTATATATTTATTCTTAGTGCCTTTGATGGTTTATTACTTCTTAAAAGATAAAGAGGTAATAATCAGTTGGTTTAAAGGTTTTTTACCAAAGCAAAATGCAGCTTTGTACTATGTGTGGGAAGATCTAAAGCCTAAGCTTGGAGACTATGTCAGAGGTAAGGCGATAGAGTTCTTTATAGTGTCTATTGTGACATATGCAGGCTTTGCATATTTTAACCTTAACTATGCGATACTTCTAGCATTCGGTGTTGGTCTCTCAGTAATTATCCCTTATGTTGGAATGGCTTTAATTACTGTACCTGTTGTAATGGTTGGGATACTTCAGTTTGGTTTGAACGGTACTTTTGTTTCAATGTTGGCAGTATTTTTCATTATACAAGCATTAGATGGTAATTTACTTGTACCATTATTATTTTCAGAGGTTTTAAATATGCATCCTGTAGGTGTAGTATCTGCTATCCTGATATTTGGTGGAATGTGGGGGTTATGGGGAATATTTTTTGCTATTCCATTAGGGCTTTTATTTATGTCTGGGGTAAATATGTTTCGTAATCATCTCAAAGGCAGAAGAGAAGGTGCTAATATAGTTGTATGA